The following are encoded in a window of Nitrospiraceae bacterium genomic DNA:
- a CDS encoding sigma 54-interacting transcriptional regulator — protein MAGSRHDLLTNLNEEPALRTILEGTATVTGERFFEALVENLAKALHTHAAWVTEYFPESRRLKALAFYLNGSFLKDWAMDLAGTPCEHVIDQARLIHFPDNLLNLFPIDPDIAGLKAASYIGLPLTDTAGKILGHLAVMDTRPMPAESRIEAIIRIFAARAASELQRLQAESATREREQKLRRLVDSAMDAIIELDEDLRVTRINPAAEKVFQCEAIHLVGMDFCLSLGPNDREKLWRLIQDLHTKPAGRRSLWIPGNLKAIRTDSTEFPAEATLSQFQMEGKVFYTLILRNVNERLEAEQKIRSLTIETEFLKEELHELQHFGEILGSSPALMRVLRDIQQVADTEATVLISGETGTGKEVMARAIHANSRRRSHPFIKVNCAAIPATLIESEFFGHEQGAFTGATKKREGRFSLADGGTIFLDEIGELPLDLQGKLLRVLQEGEFDPVGSSHTKKVNVRVLAATNRDLRKEVQDGKFREDLYYRLNVFPIHLPPLRERGEDVVLLANNFVQHFAQRMGRTVAPLSPDALRGLTAYHWPGNVRELQNVIERAVITAQNGQLNLDRALPDVEEKLSSSPETLTPEPPTCIRTFQELQNLERQNILLALEQSGWKVSGEQGAAKLLGMNASTLASRMKALGITRAK, from the coding sequence ATGGCAGGGTCCCGTCACGATTTATTAACGAACCTCAACGAAGAGCCTGCACTCCGAACTATCCTGGAGGGGACCGCCACGGTCACGGGGGAACGATTTTTTGAAGCCTTGGTGGAGAACCTGGCCAAAGCCCTGCACACCCACGCCGCCTGGGTCACGGAATATTTTCCGGAATCCCGCCGTTTGAAAGCCCTGGCCTTTTATTTGAATGGATCTTTTCTTAAAGATTGGGCCATGGACCTTGCCGGCACGCCGTGTGAGCATGTTATCGACCAGGCCCGTCTCATCCATTTTCCGGACAACCTCTTGAATCTCTTTCCCATTGATCCGGATATCGCAGGGCTCAAGGCCGCCAGTTATATAGGACTCCCGCTTACCGATACAGCCGGAAAAATTCTCGGACATCTCGCGGTCATGGATACCCGCCCGATGCCGGCTGAATCTCGCATAGAGGCCATTATTCGGATTTTTGCTGCACGGGCAGCATCAGAACTTCAGCGGCTCCAAGCGGAGTCCGCCACACGGGAACGGGAACAGAAATTACGCCGGCTGGTGGACAGTGCCATGGATGCCATTATTGAATTGGATGAAGATCTTCGGGTCACCCGAATCAATCCGGCTGCCGAGAAAGTGTTTCAATGCGAGGCAATTCATCTCGTTGGAATGGATTTTTGTCTCTCCCTTGGCCCGAATGACCGGGAAAAATTATGGAGACTCATTCAGGATCTCCACACGAAACCTGCAGGTCGGCGCTCTCTCTGGATTCCCGGTAACCTCAAAGCCATACGAACAGACAGTACCGAATTTCCGGCAGAAGCCACCCTATCCCAATTTCAAATGGAGGGAAAAGTCTTTTACACCCTGATTCTTCGTAATGTGAATGAACGTCTGGAAGCGGAACAAAAGATTCGATCCCTGACGATTGAAACGGAATTTCTTAAAGAAGAATTACATGAACTGCAACATTTCGGCGAAATTCTTGGAAGCAGTCCCGCGTTGATGCGCGTCCTCCGGGACATCCAACAGGTCGCCGATACCGAAGCCACTGTGCTCATTTCCGGTGAAACCGGGACCGGTAAGGAGGTGATGGCTCGCGCCATTCATGCCAACAGCCGGCGTCGGAGTCACCCATTCATCAAAGTAAATTGCGCGGCCATTCCTGCGACCTTAATCGAAAGCGAATTTTTCGGACATGAGCAAGGTGCCTTTACCGGCGCCACGAAAAAGAGGGAAGGACGCTTTTCATTGGCTGACGGAGGGACCATTTTTCTGGATGAAATCGGTGAACTGCCCCTGGATCTTCAAGGCAAATTATTGCGCGTGCTTCAAGAGGGGGAATTCGATCCGGTCGGCAGTTCCCACACCAAAAAGGTAAATGTCCGCGTCCTGGCAGCCACAAATCGTGATTTACGGAAGGAGGTCCAAGACGGAAAATTTCGTGAAGATCTTTATTATCGATTGAATGTCTTTCCCATTCATCTTCCGCCTTTGCGGGAACGAGGAGAGGATGTGGTCCTCCTGGCCAACAACTTTGTTCAGCATTTTGCTCAACGAATGGGTCGGACGGTGGCCCCCCTATCCCCTGACGCACTCAGAGGCCTCACGGCATACCATTGGCCGGGAAATGTACGGGAATTGCAAAACGTCATTGAACGGGCTGTTATTACGGCCCAAAACGGTCAATTAAATCTTGACCGTGCCCTCCCTGATGTTGAAGAGAAGCTCTCCTCTTCTCCAGAAACTCTTACACCGGAGCCACCCACCTGCATTCGCACTTTTCAGGAACTTCAGAATTTGGAGCGGCAAAACATTTTGCTCGCCCTTGAACAAAGCGGCTGGAAAGTGTCCGGTGAACAAGGCGCGGCCAAACTGCTGGGCATGAATGCTTCAACCCTTGCGTCTCGCATGAAAGCATTAGGCATTACTCGCGCAAAATAA
- a CDS encoding OsmC family protein — protein MSSVTTTPTTINGVNIEQLGANINAIQGEPGLAKFQFRATNTWINGGHNRTTIKEFYGVGKEDTTRTEPFVLDADEPPVLLGEDQGANPVEFVLHALASCLTTSMVYHAAARGIKIDSVESRLEGDLDLRGFLGLSKDVRPGYQNLRVHFSVKSDAPAETLRELTKHSPVFDIVSNPVPVVISVNKEETN, from the coding sequence ATGTCATCAGTCACCACCACACCAACAACCATCAATGGGGTCAACATCGAACAATTAGGGGCCAATATCAATGCCATTCAAGGCGAACCGGGCTTAGCCAAATTTCAGTTCCGGGCCACCAACACCTGGATCAATGGCGGTCACAATCGCACCACGATCAAGGAGTTTTACGGAGTGGGCAAAGAAGATACGACCCGAACCGAGCCGTTCGTGCTTGATGCCGATGAACCGCCTGTCTTGTTAGGAGAGGATCAGGGAGCTAACCCGGTGGAGTTTGTGTTGCATGCGCTGGCATCCTGCCTGACTACGTCGATGGTCTATCATGCGGCCGCCCGAGGTATCAAAATCGATTCAGTGGAATCCCGGCTAGAGGGGGATTTAGATCTTCGCGGGTTTCTAGGTTTATCGAAAGATGTTCGTCCGGGCTATCAAAATCTCCGGGTACATTTCAGCGTGAAAAGTGACGCGCCAGCCGAAACACTGCGAGAGTTGACGAAGCATTCACCAGTATTCGACATCGTGTCCAATCCGGTTCCAGTAGTCATTTCGGTGAATAAGGAAGAGACCAACTGA
- a CDS encoding isoprenylcysteine carboxylmethyltransferase family protein, whose translation MKRITFFIYGTLCYVFFLGIFLYAVGFLGNFGVHNTIDGQAQVSVWQALTINTLLLGLFAIQHSVMARQGFKRWWTQYIPKPIERSTYVLCTNIALALLFYAWQPMGGEIWHIQDTIGRGLLYSLFAAGWGLILMATLLINHFDLFGMRQVWLYLRKQEYTPLPFKTPALYQQVRHPLYVGWLLVFWATPTMTVAHLVFAMTTTIYILMAIQWEERDLVTFHGEAYKDYQQRVPMLIPRFFRGNHMGKPQAARTLSA comes from the coding sequence ATGAAACGAATCACGTTCTTCATTTATGGCACTCTGTGCTACGTGTTCTTTCTGGGCATCTTTTTATATGCCGTGGGCTTTCTGGGTAACTTTGGTGTCCACAACACCATCGATGGTCAAGCCCAGGTTTCAGTCTGGCAGGCATTGACTATCAATACGCTCCTGTTGGGTCTTTTTGCCATCCAACATAGCGTGATGGCCCGGCAGGGCTTTAAACGGTGGTGGACGCAATATATTCCCAAACCCATTGAGCGCAGCACCTATGTGCTCTGCACCAACATTGCACTGGCTCTTCTGTTTTATGCCTGGCAACCCATGGGAGGCGAGATTTGGCACATTCAAGATACAATCGGGCGGGGCCTGCTCTATAGCCTTTTTGCGGCAGGTTGGGGATTGATCCTCATGGCCACTCTCCTCATCAATCATTTTGATTTGTTCGGCATGCGGCAGGTCTGGCTCTATTTGCGAAAACAGGAGTATACCCCATTACCATTCAAGACCCCCGCCCTGTATCAGCAGGTACGGCATCCTCTGTATGTCGGTTGGCTCTTGGTCTTCTGGGCTACCCCAACGATGACGGTTGCCCATCTTGTCTTTGCGATGACGACAACCATCTATATCCTAATGGCCATTCAATGGGAAGAAAGAGATTTGGTGACTTTCCATGGGGAAGCGTATAAAGACTATCAACAACGGGTACCCATGCTCATTCCCCGTTTTTTCAGAGGGAACCACATGGGTAAACCACAAGCCGCAAGGACATTGTCTGCATGA